The Brevinematales bacterium sequence GTTTCGCGCGGTAATGGCGCGTTTCTTCCCGGCGTTCTTCCCCCAGACTTATTCGTTCGTCTATCAGGATAGGGAGATCGCGGAGCTGAAGGGCAAGTTCGCCTTCTTCGCGCCGAAGTACGTATTGACAGTGACCGATCAGGCCGCCGATATCCGTATGATTCTCACCGGCGCGGCGCTGGTAGGCGGTGTCGAAGGAAAACAGGGGTCGAGCTCATAATGAATGATTGTCATATCACAAGGGTAAAAATCTGCGGTATCCGCGCATTGGATACCGCGTTGAAGGCTATCGAGTGCGGGGCGTCCGCGGTGGGGTTCGTGTTCTACGGCAGAAGTCCGCGGAACATCCTGCCGGGCGACGCCCGCGCGATTATCAGCAAACTCCCGCCGTTCGTGTCGAAGGTAGGGGTGTTCGTCGAGCAGGGAATCCAGCAGATCATCGAAACAGTCAAGGAGTCCGGGGTGGATATCGTCCAGCTCGCGGGCGGGCAGGGTATGGATTTCCTCGAAATCCTGCGGAGCCGTCTCGATAAGCCGATTATCTACGCGTTCCAGGTGCAGGAGTTGTCGCATAATTCGCTGAATTCGCTTCGTTTCGCGCCCGCCGAGGCGGTGCTG is a genomic window containing:
- a CDS encoding phosphoribosylanthranilate isomerase; translation: MNDCHITRVKICGIRALDTALKAIECGASAVGFVFYGRSPRNILPGDARAIISKLPPFVSKVGVFVEQGIQQIIETVKESGVDIVQLAGGQGMDFLEILRSRLDKPIIYAFQVQELSHNSLNSLRFAPAEAVLIDKLVPGEWGGTGERVPVLDDLTDGDRDFIRGKVIIAGGVNSSNARSIIDTIEPFGLDLSSGVESEKGVKDPKLIEEFFRSIR